One stretch of Chitinophaga pendula DNA includes these proteins:
- a CDS encoding efflux RND transporter periplasmic adaptor subunit, translating into MKRPFIIIGISLLMAVAISSCKRTEATQSEKSTFVLSDTMLQAIHIDTAAMRPVLNELRLSGKVAPNGGKVLKVYPLVSGYVEDIKVQLGDYVQKGQVLAVIHSAEIADYEKQLAEARSDKAVAEKNLKVAQDLFESRLSTERDVVNAKGELAKTDAEITRLNDLFKIYRKGKGATYLVTAPISGYVIERNINNNMEIRSDNSANIFTISELDDVWVVANVFETDIARMKEGYEADVVTISYPDVTFHGKIDKIYNFLDPATKTMQVRISIDNNNMLLKPEMFATVYVKYRDNDSKIAIPSSAVIFDNSKNYVLVFRDKNNIDVRQVEVAKTAGDTTYLDNGLKPGEQVISKNQLLIYDALKN; encoded by the coding sequence ATGAAACGGCCCTTTATAATTATCGGTATTTCCCTTCTGATGGCGGTAGCTATCAGTAGTTGCAAACGTACTGAAGCCACGCAATCTGAGAAAAGCACTTTCGTACTGAGCGATACTATGCTGCAAGCTATTCATATAGATACTGCAGCGATGCGCCCCGTGTTGAATGAATTAAGATTATCAGGTAAAGTAGCCCCTAACGGAGGAAAGGTATTGAAGGTATATCCTCTGGTGAGTGGTTATGTAGAAGATATAAAAGTACAATTAGGCGATTATGTGCAGAAGGGTCAGGTGTTGGCGGTGATCCACAGTGCGGAGATCGCGGATTATGAGAAGCAGCTTGCCGAGGCTCGTTCTGACAAGGCGGTAGCCGAGAAGAATTTGAAAGTGGCGCAGGACCTGTTTGAGAGCAGGCTGAGTACGGAGCGGGATGTGGTGAATGCGAAAGGTGAGCTGGCGAAAACGGATGCGGAGATCACCCGGTTGAATGACCTGTTCAAGATATACCGGAAGGGCAAGGGAGCGACCTACCTGGTGACGGCGCCTATCTCGGGGTATGTGATCGAGCGTAACATCAATAACAATATGGAGATCCGTTCGGACAACAGTGCCAACATTTTCACGATCTCTGAGTTGGATGATGTGTGGGTGGTAGCGAATGTATTTGAGACGGATATAGCGAGGATGAAGGAAGGATATGAAGCGGACGTGGTGACTATCAGTTATCCGGATGTGACTTTCCATGGTAAGATCGATAAGATCTACAATTTCCTGGACCCGGCTACGAAGACGATGCAGGTGCGTATCAGTATTGACAATAACAATATGTTGCTGAAGCCGGAGATGTTTGCTACGGTGTATGTGAAATACCGTGACAATGATTCCAAGATAGCGATTCCTTCTTCTGCGGTGATCTTTGATAACAGTAAGAACTATGTGCTGGTATTCAGGGACAAGAACAATATAGATGTAAGACAGGTGGAGGTAGCGAAGACGGCTGGTGATACGACTTACCTGGACAATGGTCTTAAGCCAGGTGAGCAGGTGATCTCGAAGAATCAGTTGTTGATCTATGACGCATTAAAGAACTAA
- a CDS encoding MFS transporter yields MKKLQEGVPSSSPLAFGFVVGTTSLAFVVSQLDVSIVNIALPRIAESFSAGISVLQWIVDAYTIAFAVLMLSAGGMSDLLGAKRVFLFGLLLFGVASVGCGVAWDAGSLIGFRALQGVGSATMIPSSLAILNQSFSHDREQRARAVALWTAAGGVSIAAGPILGGFLIHLSSWRLIFLVNIPICLVGILLGLRLPESERHPNRGFDIPGQLTWLLALTAFIGAIIEWNELGFSHPFIWGGILCSGLLILLFLRIERRSAAPILPLDFFRSANFNVLVLLGVCLNNSYYGTVFVLSLYLQDVLHYTPLHAGLAFLPLTAGFIVSNLISGKLMAKYGTRLPVLVGALVGMSGFMGLLMINGHTSYIQLFLPFFTIPMGMGLAVPAMTTGILATVDRTRSGTASAVLNTTRQAAGALGVAVFGAMATGGPVAIVDGIHLSALISAAMLMGCFLLLFRHVE; encoded by the coding sequence ATGAAAAAACTACAGGAAGGAGTGCCTTCTTCCTCTCCGCTTGCTTTCGGATTTGTCGTAGGTACTACCAGTCTTGCTTTTGTGGTATCGCAGCTGGATGTATCGATTGTCAATATTGCCCTTCCCCGTATTGCTGAGTCTTTCTCTGCCGGTATCAGTGTGTTGCAGTGGATAGTAGATGCTTACACGATTGCTTTTGCGGTATTGATGTTATCTGCCGGAGGGATGAGTGATCTGCTGGGGGCGAAGCGTGTATTTCTATTCGGGCTGCTGTTGTTCGGCGTTGCATCTGTTGGATGTGGTGTAGCCTGGGATGCGGGCAGTCTTATTGGTTTCCGGGCGTTGCAGGGGGTTGGGTCGGCTACGATGATCCCCAGTTCGCTGGCGATACTGAACCAGTCATTTTCGCATGACCGGGAGCAACGTGCCAGGGCGGTAGCGCTTTGGACGGCGGCCGGAGGGGTGTCGATTGCAGCGGGGCCGATATTGGGAGGTTTTCTTATTCATCTCAGCAGCTGGCGGCTTATTTTCCTGGTTAACATACCTATCTGTCTTGTTGGTATATTATTGGGGTTACGGTTGCCCGAGAGTGAGCGGCATCCGAACAGGGGTTTTGACATTCCGGGTCAGCTTACCTGGCTATTGGCATTGACTGCATTTATCGGGGCTATTATAGAGTGGAATGAGCTGGGCTTTTCGCACCCTTTTATATGGGGTGGGATATTATGCAGCGGGTTACTGATCTTGTTGTTCCTGCGTATAGAGCGACGTTCGGCGGCTCCTATCCTGCCGCTGGATTTCTTCCGGAGCGCCAACTTTAATGTGTTAGTGTTGCTGGGGGTATGTTTGAATAATTCCTATTACGGTACAGTGTTCGTGTTGAGTTTATACCTGCAGGATGTGTTGCATTATACGCCGTTGCATGCCGGTCTGGCCTTTTTGCCATTGACGGCGGGGTTTATTGTCTCGAACCTGATCAGTGGCAAGCTGATGGCGAAATATGGTACCCGGCTGCCGGTGTTGGTAGGTGCGTTGGTGGGTATGAGTGGTTTTATGGGGTTGTTGATGATCAATGGCCACACTTCGTATATTCAGTTATTCCTTCCTTTTTTCACGATCCCTATGGGTATGGGGCTGGCGGTGCCGGCGATGACCACGGGCATTCTAGCTACGGTGGACAGGACCCGTTCGGGTACGGCCTCTGCGGTGCTGAATACGACGCGGCAGGCGGCCGGTGCGCTGGGCGTGGCTGTTTTCGGTGCTATGGCTACCGGGGGGCCGGTTGCTATTGTAGACGGTATTCATCTGAGTGCTCTTATTTCAGCAGCTATGCTGATGGGATGTTTCCTGCTGTTATTCCGGCATGTGGAATGA
- a CDS encoding TolC family protein has protein sequence MRTTEFILMIFLSLGIVVPASAQQELRQPLTMRAAEDSFLVKNYLLLAQRYQVDADKALIRQAKLWDNPSFSALFGFNSTNNIKPFYIGKGGQTQYTIDQVVQLAGKRNKNIQLATTKATLSEATFDELLRTLRMQLRQNYFNLYFQQQTETVLRTQLRNLQEIVEAYTIADKKGSVAHADLIRLKALQIGLENDYADFKQQELESQKNLQQLLHTQDFYSAEMQPSDTERYSLDGLNLQQLLDYAAQNRPDVKMAQAEYLSATANYQLQKALATPNLHVGANYDKHGTYIDNFIGLQVGIDLPFWNRNQGNIRSAKLQVASEEQQLKQQQSVAQTEVLNAFEQIRAIEKRYPGVILEDFQQEYNKLIDEVAKNFSKGNISLLQFIDYFNSYSDHVKNINRFLANRMNAYEELNYATGQELFNKK, from the coding sequence ATGCGAACAACCGAATTTATTTTAATGATCTTTTTAAGTCTGGGAATTGTGGTACCTGCCTCAGCACAGCAAGAGCTGCGGCAGCCGCTTACGATGAGGGCGGCGGAGGATAGTTTTTTAGTGAAGAATTACCTGCTCCTGGCGCAGCGCTACCAGGTAGATGCAGACAAGGCGTTGATCCGGCAAGCGAAGTTATGGGACAATCCCTCTTTCAGTGCGCTTTTTGGATTTAACAGTACCAACAACATCAAGCCTTTTTACATAGGGAAGGGAGGTCAGACGCAGTATACGATCGACCAGGTGGTGCAGTTGGCGGGCAAGCGTAACAAGAATATACAGCTGGCGACGACGAAGGCTACTTTGAGTGAAGCGACTTTTGATGAGTTGCTGCGTACGTTGCGGATGCAGTTACGGCAGAATTATTTCAATCTTTATTTTCAGCAACAGACAGAGACGGTGTTAAGGACGCAGCTCCGGAATTTACAGGAGATTGTTGAGGCTTATACCATTGCGGATAAGAAAGGTAGTGTAGCGCATGCGGACCTGATCCGGCTGAAGGCTTTACAAATAGGTCTGGAGAATGACTATGCGGATTTCAAGCAACAGGAGTTGGAATCGCAGAAGAACCTGCAACAATTATTACATACCCAGGATTTTTACAGTGCGGAGATGCAGCCATCTGATACGGAGCGTTATTCACTGGATGGCCTGAACCTGCAACAGTTACTGGACTATGCGGCACAGAACCGTCCGGATGTGAAGATGGCGCAGGCGGAATATCTTTCTGCCACTGCCAACTACCAGTTACAGAAGGCGTTGGCGACGCCAAACCTGCATGTGGGCGCCAACTACGATAAGCACGGTACTTATATTGACAATTTTATAGGCTTACAGGTAGGGATAGATCTCCCGTTCTGGAACCGTAATCAGGGGAACATACGCTCTGCCAAGTTGCAGGTTGCTTCTGAGGAGCAGCAGTTGAAGCAGCAGCAGAGTGTAGCGCAGACGGAGGTGTTGAATGCTTTCGAGCAGATACGTGCGATAGAGAAGCGTTATCCTGGTGTGATACTGGAGGATTTCCAGCAGGAGTATAACAAATTGATTGACGAAGTAGCTAAGAACTTCAGTAAAGGAAATATATCGCTGCTCCAGTTTATCGACTATTTCAACAGTTACAGTGACCACGTTAAGAACATCAACCGGTTCCTCGCCAATCGCATGAATGCGTACGAAGAACTTAATTATGCAACAGGACAAGAACTATTCAACAAAAAGTAA
- a CDS encoding efflux RND transporter permease subunit, which produces MNKFIRNIVAFSLKNKLFVFIMTGALIVAGVFSFVHTPIEAFPDVTNTQIVIVTKWNGRSAQEVERFVTLPIEVSMNAVQKKTSVRSVTMFGLSVVKIIFDDDVEDFFARQQVNNMLQSISLPEGADPEIQPPYGPTGEIFRYYLKSAKRDSRDLLTWQNWVIDRQIRSVPGVADVVAFGGQDKIYEISADPVRLLKYNITPLELYQAVTKSNVNVGGDVIEKNGQAYVVRGIGLLVSIQDIENIIIENINGVPLTVKDLATVREASAPRVGQVGLGHQDDLVEGIIVMRKGENPSEVIARVKDKINELNETVLPEDIKMATFYDRDNLMEFCTHTVMHNLIEGIIFVTVIVFIFMADWRTTVIVSIIIPLALLFAFLCLRMKGMSANLLSMGAIDFGIIIDGAVVMVEGIFVMLDHKAHKYGMERFNKMAKMGWIKQTGGELAKAIFFSKLIIIISLIPIFSFQKVEGKMFSPLAWTLGFALLGALLFTLTLVPVLSNILLRKNVKEKNNPVVNFFDRIVISGFNWTYAHKRLSLLIALAFMGLTFLSAKFLGTEFLPQLNEGSLWVTTELPMSMSLTESVKMAHKIREDLSAFPEVKAVLSQTGRSNDGTDPNGFYFVQYQVDLLPKGEWKRKITQDELIGQMEGKLRKYPGIILNFSQPISDNVSEAVAGFKASNGVKIYGDDLTKLESLSQQVIKELKTVQGVRDLGVIRNIGQPEMSINLSDNKLALYGVSTADAQAVIEMAIGGKTATQLFQGEKKFDIRVRYDENYRKTEDDLANLMVPTLNGNKVPLKELATISTITGPAFIYRDGNKRFIGVKFSVRDRDLGSTIAEAQQKVNKVVSLPKGYSIGWTGEFENQVRATKRLGQVVPISIIAIFLILFIMLGSVKDAGLVLMNVPFALIGGILALHVTNMNFGISAGVGFIALFGICIQNGVILISVFHKNLEARMSLNESIKMGVQSRIRPVVMTALMAAIGLIPAAISSGIGSETQKPLAIVVIGGLITATTLTLLVFPLIFYTAYKNKTEAL; this is translated from the coding sequence ATGAACAAATTTATCAGAAATATAGTCGCCTTTTCACTGAAGAACAAGCTGTTTGTCTTCATTATGACGGGCGCCCTTATAGTGGCGGGGGTATTCAGTTTTGTCCACACACCTATTGAGGCATTTCCGGATGTGACGAATACGCAGATTGTGATCGTGACGAAGTGGAATGGCCGTAGTGCGCAGGAAGTGGAGCGATTTGTGACGTTGCCGATCGAGGTGTCTATGAATGCTGTGCAGAAGAAAACCAGTGTACGTTCGGTGACGATGTTTGGTCTTTCTGTGGTAAAGATCATATTTGACGATGATGTGGAGGATTTCTTTGCCCGTCAGCAGGTGAACAATATGTTGCAGAGTATTAGTCTGCCGGAGGGTGCGGACCCGGAGATACAGCCACCTTATGGTCCTACTGGTGAGATCTTCCGTTATTATCTGAAAAGTGCCAAGCGGGATTCGCGGGACCTTCTTACCTGGCAGAACTGGGTGATAGATCGTCAGATCCGTAGTGTACCTGGTGTTGCGGATGTGGTGGCTTTTGGTGGTCAGGATAAGATTTACGAGATCTCTGCGGACCCGGTGAGGCTGTTGAAATATAATATTACGCCCCTGGAATTGTACCAGGCTGTAACCAAAAGTAACGTGAATGTGGGCGGCGATGTGATAGAGAAGAACGGGCAGGCTTATGTGGTAAGGGGTATTGGTTTGCTGGTGAGTATACAGGATATTGAGAACATCATCATTGAGAATATAAACGGTGTACCGCTGACGGTAAAAGACCTGGCAACGGTACGGGAGGCCTCGGCTCCCCGGGTGGGGCAAGTAGGTTTGGGTCACCAGGATGACCTGGTGGAAGGTATCATTGTGATGCGTAAGGGGGAGAATCCGTCTGAGGTGATCGCCCGGGTGAAGGATAAGATCAACGAGTTGAACGAGACGGTGTTGCCGGAAGACATCAAGATGGCTACGTTCTATGACCGTGACAACCTGATGGAGTTTTGTACGCATACGGTGATGCACAACCTGATAGAGGGGATCATTTTTGTGACCGTGATTGTGTTCATCTTCATGGCGGATTGGCGGACGACGGTGATCGTATCGATCATCATACCATTGGCGCTGTTATTTGCGTTTCTCTGTCTGCGTATGAAAGGTATGAGTGCAAACCTGCTGTCTATGGGAGCTATTGACTTCGGTATTATTATAGACGGTGCGGTGGTAATGGTAGAGGGGATATTTGTGATGTTGGATCACAAGGCGCATAAGTATGGGATGGAGCGGTTCAACAAGATGGCGAAGATGGGTTGGATCAAACAGACCGGAGGAGAATTGGCGAAGGCGATCTTTTTCTCGAAGCTGATCATCATTATCTCTTTGATCCCGATCTTCTCTTTCCAGAAAGTGGAAGGTAAGATGTTTTCTCCGCTAGCCTGGACGTTAGGGTTTGCGTTGTTGGGAGCGCTGTTGTTCACGCTTACGCTGGTGCCGGTGCTCAGTAATATCTTATTACGTAAGAATGTAAAGGAGAAAAATAACCCGGTTGTTAATTTCTTTGACCGGATCGTTATAAGCGGATTTAACTGGACCTATGCGCACAAGCGACTGAGTCTGCTGATTGCGCTCGCCTTTATGGGACTGACGTTCCTGTCGGCCAAGTTCCTTGGTACGGAGTTCCTGCCGCAGCTGAATGAAGGGTCGTTGTGGGTGACTACGGAGTTGCCGATGAGTATGTCGTTGACGGAGAGTGTGAAGATGGCGCATAAGATACGGGAGGACCTGAGTGCGTTCCCCGAGGTGAAGGCGGTGTTGTCACAGACGGGACGTTCCAACGACGGTACAGACCCTAACGGTTTCTACTTTGTGCAATACCAGGTGGACCTGTTGCCTAAGGGTGAATGGAAACGTAAGATCACGCAGGATGAGCTGATTGGTCAGATGGAAGGCAAACTGCGTAAGTATCCCGGTATTATACTGAACTTCTCGCAGCCTATCTCTGACAACGTATCTGAAGCAGTGGCAGGTTTTAAGGCCAGCAACGGGGTGAAAATTTATGGGGATGATCTTACTAAACTGGAGAGTTTGTCGCAGCAGGTGATCAAGGAGCTGAAGACGGTGCAGGGGGTACGTGACCTTGGGGTGATCCGTAATATTGGTCAACCGGAGATGAGTATCAACCTGAGTGATAATAAGCTGGCGCTGTATGGAGTATCTACGGCAGATGCGCAGGCGGTGATAGAGATGGCGATCGGTGGTAAGACGGCTACGCAGCTGTTCCAGGGTGAGAAGAAGTTCGACATCAGGGTACGTTATGACGAGAACTACCGTAAGACGGAGGATGACCTGGCGAACTTGATGGTGCCTACGTTGAATGGCAATAAGGTACCGCTGAAGGAGCTGGCAACTATTTCTACTATTACGGGACCGGCCTTTATCTATCGTGACGGTAACAAACGATTCATTGGTGTGAAGTTTTCTGTGCGGGACCGTGACCTGGGAAGTACGATTGCGGAAGCGCAGCAGAAAGTAAATAAAGTAGTGTCTTTACCGAAAGGGTACAGCATAGGTTGGACCGGTGAGTTTGAGAACCAGGTGCGTGCGACGAAACGTCTGGGGCAGGTGGTACCGATCAGTATCATTGCTATTTTCCTGATCCTGTTCATTATGTTGGGAAGTGTGAAAGATGCGGGGCTGGTGTTGATGAACGTGCCATTTGCTTTGATCGGCGGTATCCTGGCGTTGCATGTTACGAATATGAACTTTGGTATCTCTGCGGGAGTTGGTTTCATTGCGCTTTTTGGTATCTGTATACAGAACGGGGTGATATTGATATCGGTGTTCCATAAGAACCTGGAGGCGAGGATGTCATTGAATGAGTCGATCAAGATGGGTGTGCAGAGTCGAATACGACCGGTGGTAATGACTGCATTGATGGCGGCTATTGGTTTGATCCCGGCGGCGATATCTTCGGGTATAGGATCTGAAACGCAGAAGCCCTTGGCGATTGTGGTGATCGGAGGATTGATCACGGCGACTACGCTGACGTTGCTGGTGTTCCCGCTGATCTTCTATACAGCGTACAAGAATAAGACGGAAGCATTATAA
- a CDS encoding sensor histidine kinase translates to MKIKYKIALYYTLSAALLLVAFATLAYYLSAKSRQQEYLERLEYRARSIASVVLEGNIVKVELLRELDRTTFQDLYKEAILVYNTKYDVLYSNIKDTAIRTNRSLLDHIVKYKFYSNESAGREVVGVFYTEEQQSVIVLVSSFDKYGFQNLQSLEQILIIELAVAVIILIAVGYFFAKKMMKPVDQLVQQVDSINANNLQDKRVAVKGRDEIAQLGANFNTMLQRLSSSFDLQKSFVSNASHELRTPLAAMISQLQVILSKEREKDDYIQTLNSVLEEAENLSDLTNGLLQLAQSDLGQQKLIFSPVRIDELLLEMGNLVRMKNKSSYKIELRFLKEPEQDTQVTCLGNESLLKVLFINLLDNACKFSADNTASVSIDFYTRHIMVQVQDNGIGIPSGEVSKIFEPFYRANNAQQVRGHGLGLSICKKIVQIHQGHISVSSDEGRGTIFTVLLPQLPLDVPDSDGSSTLILQGGSFPPALPSL, encoded by the coding sequence GTGAAGATCAAATATAAAATAGCACTTTATTATACGCTTAGCGCGGCATTGTTGCTGGTGGCCTTTGCGACGCTGGCATATTATCTGTCTGCGAAGTCGCGGCAGCAGGAGTACCTGGAGCGGTTGGAATACCGTGCCCGGTCTATTGCCAGTGTGGTGTTGGAGGGTAATATAGTGAAGGTGGAGTTATTGCGGGAGCTGGACCGGACGACGTTCCAGGATCTGTATAAGGAAGCTATCCTGGTATACAATACGAAGTATGATGTTCTTTATTCGAATATAAAAGATACGGCTATACGTACGAACCGTAGTTTGCTGGATCATATTGTCAAGTATAAATTTTATTCCAACGAGTCGGCTGGCCGGGAGGTGGTGGGTGTATTCTATACGGAGGAGCAGCAGTCGGTGATTGTGCTGGTATCGTCTTTTGACAAGTATGGGTTTCAGAACCTGCAGAGCCTGGAGCAGATATTGATCATTGAGTTAGCGGTGGCGGTGATCATTTTGATTGCGGTGGGTTATTTCTTTGCGAAAAAGATGATGAAGCCGGTGGATCAGTTGGTACAGCAGGTGGACAGTATCAATGCGAACAACTTGCAGGATAAGCGGGTGGCGGTGAAGGGGCGGGATGAGATTGCGCAGTTGGGGGCGAACTTCAACACGATGTTGCAGCGGCTGAGTAGTTCTTTTGACTTACAGAAGAGTTTTGTGAGTAATGCTTCTCATGAGTTAAGGACGCCATTGGCGGCTATGATCAGCCAGTTACAGGTGATATTGTCGAAGGAAAGGGAGAAGGATGATTATATCCAGACGTTGAATTCGGTGTTGGAGGAGGCGGAGAACCTGTCGGATCTGACGAACGGGTTGTTGCAGCTGGCGCAGTCTGACCTGGGGCAGCAAAAGCTGATATTCAGTCCGGTACGTATTGATGAGTTATTGCTGGAGATGGGTAATTTGGTGCGGATGAAAAATAAGAGCAGTTACAAGATCGAGTTGCGGTTTTTGAAGGAGCCGGAGCAGGATACGCAGGTAACTTGCCTGGGCAACGAAAGTTTACTTAAAGTATTATTTATCAATTTATTAGATAACGCCTGTAAGTTTTCGGCGGACAATACGGCCAGTGTTTCGATTGATTTTTATACCCGTCATATTATGGTGCAGGTGCAGGATAATGGGATTGGTATACCATCTGGGGAGGTGAGTAAGATATTTGAGCCATTTTACCGGGCTAATAATGCCCAGCAGGTGCGCGGGCATGGTTTGGGGCTTTCTATATGTAAAAAGATCGTGCAAATACACCAGGGGCATATTTCTGTCAGTTCGGATGAGGGCCGGGGTACGATCTTTACGGTATTATTGCCGCAGTTACCTCTGGATGTGCCGGACAGTGATGGATCTTCTACGTTGATATTACAAGGCGGCAGCTTCCCTCCTGCTTTGCCATCGTTATGA
- a CDS encoding sensor histidine kinase → MTAQHWFARYKLHHLLFWTAFFVVWLTLRIDDYPTLSLTIKAGVLKVFTLAGAVYVTNLFLIPRLLYQRQYLAFVAGFTLLVMTTGWLVIRLLDHLLQPYVAQFKRLPNSDLGTQLYDVYIPLFFMVGAAAGIKFYVDQLRTSHRLQQALRSQAEQELLYLKAQINPHAIFNSLNAIYFLIDKKNTAARDTLMKFSSLLRYQLYDCNTDTIPVEKEVLYLEHYVAIQRVRQNEDLEVRFEADPALQGLRIAPLLLIPFVENAFKHVATSGGQQYIRISLQREADDIVLSTSNTCYEHVTATPGIGLANARRRLELLYPGRHHLSLYQEGGVFQVFLKLSLL, encoded by the coding sequence ATGACGGCACAGCATTGGTTTGCCCGCTATAAGTTACATCACCTGTTATTTTGGACGGCTTTTTTTGTGGTGTGGCTGACACTGCGGATCGACGATTATCCCACTTTATCTCTTACTATCAAGGCTGGTGTATTGAAGGTATTTACCCTGGCAGGTGCGGTGTATGTGACCAACCTGTTTTTGATTCCCCGTTTGTTATACCAGCGACAGTATCTTGCTTTTGTGGCAGGCTTCACCCTTCTTGTGATGACTACGGGCTGGCTGGTGATCCGTTTGTTGGATCATTTATTACAACCTTATGTGGCGCAATTTAAGCGGCTTCCAAACAGTGATCTGGGTACACAGTTGTATGATGTATATATTCCCCTATTCTTTATGGTAGGTGCGGCGGCCGGTATTAAATTTTATGTGGACCAGCTACGGACCAGTCACCGGTTGCAGCAGGCTTTGCGGAGCCAGGCGGAGCAGGAGTTATTGTATTTAAAGGCGCAGATCAATCCACACGCGATCTTCAATTCACTCAACGCCATTTATTTCCTTATTGACAAAAAGAACACTGCTGCGCGGGATACGTTGATGAAGTTCTCTTCCCTGCTGCGTTATCAGTTGTATGACTGTAATACGGATACTATTCCGGTAGAGAAAGAGGTACTGTACCTGGAGCATTATGTAGCGATACAGCGGGTTCGCCAGAATGAAGACCTGGAGGTGAGGTTTGAAGCAGACCCGGCATTACAGGGTTTGCGGATAGCCCCTTTGCTGTTGATCCCATTTGTTGAAAATGCGTTTAAACATGTGGCGACATCGGGCGGGCAGCAGTACATCCGTATTTCATTACAGCGGGAAGCGGATGATATTGTATTATCTACCAGTAATACCTGTTATGAGCATGTAACAGCGACACCCGGCATCGGGCTTGCCAATGCAAGGAGGAGGCTGGAGCTTTTGTATCCGGGGCGGCATCATCTTTCTTTATACCAGGAGGGCGGCGTATTTCAGGTCTTCTTAAAACTATCCCTGTTATGA